A genomic segment from Oncorhynchus clarkii lewisi isolate Uvic-CL-2024 chromosome 12, UVic_Ocla_1.0, whole genome shotgun sequence encodes:
- the LOC139421312 gene encoding histone acetyltransferase p300-like isoform X2 codes for MADNVLESGPPSAKRPKLSSPALSVSASDGNDFGSLFDLEHDLPDELINSSELGLVNGGDLSQLHTSLGGGMGGGQDAAAKHKQLSELLRAGALPPSGQQGATNSPGGSMGLLGSMNASPGPQSMGPQGQHPSPQQAGMMQQAGMVGGLNRAMMGAQKGNGQQQGPTPQGMMGGQVMNGSPRMGYQVNPGMGSNSNLLAETLQQQGGQQLGAGGQAGMRPQQPGALNKMNMMANAGPYGGSYGQLAGQVLGGAGLGPQHQNKAGLANSLAQFNLDKKTPPIQGMAGMASQQTSAVGPVSVVGAGAQAGLGTVATGPGAAPPTADPEKRKLIQQQLVLLLHAHKCQRREQANGEVRQCSLPHCRTMKNVLNHMTHCQAGKSCQVAHCASSRQIISHWKNCTRHDCPVCLPLKNAGDKRNQQSLLSSAGVGLGNSLGAVPGGQPSTPNLTPPSQIDPSSIERAYAALGLTYQGNQMPQQPPQSNLPNQPGMRSLNAMGGNPMGMNGGVGVQPPNQSNLLPDAMLHNNMNVQSLMNDGSGVGSLGSMPMATPPSAAGMRKNWHEDITQDLRNHLVHKLVQAIFPTPDPAALKDRRMENLVAYARKVEGDMYESANSRAEYYHLLAEKIYKIQKELEEKRRTRLQKQGMMPTQPGMSPSGLPQGPLGMGQSPLAPGQPSNGSHADPSMVRPTGPNLMMNRMQNPAGMNQFGQMGMQSLGQRSTPPLPLGGPLNQMGMGPTRMGQPNVAQYLPPGQFPGSSPGLGAGTVGMNHPGPQGGVAQQAQMPTPPSLPVSSPAAQPGSVAGSGPSQGSMGPGSVGGGPPSNLQLPNSSQLNSHLHCPPIRQNSPSPARSLTPTPHQTPPGLPGSQTPQPHTPNPPQVAAPLPQQQLASSQPMGQGMNSEKPSQLQQQTNGGGASGVLSLAQSVPTQNAHVPTQLPRTPLSQKSSLTADGQASTPASVSSVDPSSQLTSSDAPAPAEPKMEVKQQDDEDAEDQGEGKASGKMGKGQADIKSEEKPEIKKEKPSGDGCKGEPMDTSSSVATPKMEDRDRKPEVKTEPKDEEERSGASGTHSSPASAQNKRKIFKPEELRQALMPTLEALYRQDPESLPFRQPVDPQLLGIPVRIRTSNKTNLDYFDIVKNPIDLSTIKRKLDTGQYQEPWQYVDDIWLMFNNAWLYNRKTSRVYKYCSKLAEVFEAEIDPVMQGLGYCCGRKLEFSPQTLCCYGKQLCTIPRDAAYFSYQNSSPQFGLLADRYHFCEKCFNEIQGECVSLGDDPSQPQTSISKDQFQRKKNDTLDPEWLVECTDCGRKMHQICVLHNDTIWPAGFVCDSCLKKANKTRKENKYAARRLPQTKLGSFLEGRVNDYLRRQNHPESGDVTIRVVHVSDKVVEVKPGMKSRFVDTGEMSESFPYRTKALFAFEDIDGADVCFFGMHVQEYGSDSPPPNQRRVYISYLDSVHFFQPRHLRTGVYHEILIGYLEYVKKLGFTTGHIWACPPSEGDDYIFHCHPVDQKIPKPKRLQEWYKKMLDKAVVERIVHDYKDVFKQATEDRLTSANELPYFEGDFWPNVLEESIKELEQEEEERKREENSTSSESVDAPKSDSKNAKKKNSKKTSKNKNSSLIRANKKKPGMPNVSNDLSQKLYACMEKHKEVFFVIRLIAGPTANSLPPITDPDPLMACDLMDGRDAFLTLARDKHLEFSSLRRAKWSSMCMLVELHNQSQDRFVYTCNECKASVETRFHCTVCEDYDLCITCYNTKGHEHKMEKLGLGLDDESNNAAAAATQSPGDSRRLSIQRCIQSLVHACQCRNANCSLPSCQKMKRVVQHTKGCKRKTNGGCPICKQLIALCCYHAKHCQENKCPVPFCLNIKHKLRQQQLQHRLQQAQMLRRRMASMQRVGQPACGGGGPPGGLPSPGNNGTTAPSTPTSGGTQPPTPQTPTQPNMPPGPQPGMGGGGTLQQGGMPQQHHKLHHQFQQMPGGGGMMNSPQQQQMVPQVQQQSQASNPQQLQQHPNSLSPYTNRPPGSSPHPQSQGKPGLGPATPPQQQPPQQQPNPGQPSMPQQQQQPPSGPPPAAVEIAMKIQQVADAQRKMSLQRQAAQAAGMMPLHPHHQQPQGQMGMAHPGVGMVGAQGLPPQAQAAARAHMEQQQQQGPPGMMVGPGPMQQQPQQPNPQGQLPPQVQQQRVGPPLQNPQQQWAGQGMPPQQRQAMMGHPGMVAPQQQQRQQAQGPGGLIGMVQQGGAAGGGNLPQAALQELLRTLRSPSSPEQQQQVLNILRSNPQLMAAFIKQRASKYKGGPGPPGAPGGPGPGRVPGGMGGQQVNVNAVAGQPGMHMGQGVNMPTMTQLQQLQQQQQQQQQQQQQQQQQPQQQRPMLSLQQQQVAALQQHQQHQQGGMPGQQAPNMANINPQFRELLMRRHLQLQQQQQQQQIGNHAQFQQQGYMGQPGMAPQQPGQGQSGLQQQPGAQPGQQQQGYPSTVAQQQAAAVLQQRLQHQHQLQMQQQQQQQHQNAMVGHQGAEGGPGTGVGGPPQQPQPPQGAPQPQSSQALLQQALHQRLLQQQQHLGGGSPAQHSSPMSPQQQMAQSPHLQGQTLSTSLSNQVRSPQPSPRPQSQPPHSSPSPRMQPQPSPHHISPQTQTGSPHPSQLPQHHPGMVVPSQQPPQQQNSMDQFGSDQNAMLSQLSGMGGLHGPGGPDMLSGNSQDLGQNINHNTLDM; via the exons ATGGCCGATAATGTTCTGGAGTCCGGCCCGCCTTCAGCCAAGAGGCCTAAACTATCATCCCCTGCTCTCTCAGTCTCCGCCAGTGATGGAAACG ATTTCGGTTCACTCTTTGACCTGGAGCACGACCTACCTGATGAGCTCATCAACTCGTCGGAGCTGGGCCTGGTCAACGGAGGGGACCTCAGCCAGCTGCACACCAGCCtgggaggaggaatgggaggaggcCAGGACGCTGCTGCCAAACACAAACAGCTCTCGGAGCTTCTCCGGGCTGGAGCGCTCCCACCCTCGGGTCAACAGGGAGCCACCAACAGCCCCGGTGGCTCCATGGGACTCCTGGGCAGCATGAATGCCTCCCCTGGGCCCCAGAGTATGGGTCCCCAGGGGCAGCACCCCTCACCCCAGCAGGCTGGCATGATGCAGCAGGCGGGTATGGTGGGTGGACTGAACAGGGCCATGATGGGGGCCCAGAAGGGCAATGGACAGCAGCAAGGGCCCACGCCCCAGGGCATGATGGGAGGCCAGGTGATGAATGGCTCGCCCCGAATGGGTTACCAGGTCAACCCGGGCATGGGAAGTAACAGTAACCTGCTGGCAGAAACCCTGCAGCAGCAGGGGGGGCAGCAATTGGGGGCAGGGGGGCAGGCTGGGATGAGGCCACAGCAACCTGGAGCACTGAACAAG aTGAATATGATGGCTAATGCGGGCCCCTATGGTGGTTCGTACGGTCAGTTAGCAGGCCAGGTTCTGGGTGGTGCTGGGCTGGGCCCACAGCACCAGAACAAGGCTGGTCTGGCCAACAGCCTGGCCCAGTTCAACCTGGACAAGAAGACACCTCCTATACAGGGCATGGCTGGGATG GCCTCACAGCAGACCTCTGCAGTAGGGCCAGTGTCTGTGGTTGGAGCCGGGGCCCAGGCTGGCCTTGGTACTGTGGCAACAGGTCCGGGGGCAGCGCCTCCCACTGCCGACCCGGAGAAGCGCAAGCTGATACAGCAGCAGCTGGTGCTCCTGCTCCACGCCCACAAGTGCCAGCGGCGGGAGCAGGCCAACGGGGAGGTGCGCCAGTGCAGCCTGCCCCACTGCCGCACCATGAAGAACGTCCTCAACCACATGACCCACTGCCAGGCTGGCAAGTCCTGCCAGG tGGCACACTGTGCCTCGTCACGACAGATCATCTCTCACTGGAAGAACTGTACTCGGCACGACTGTCCTGTCTGCCTGCCGCTAAAGAACGCTGGAGACAAAAGGAACCAGCAGT cTTTACTAAGCAGTGCTGGGGTTGGCCTGGGCAACTCATTAGGGGCAGTGCCAGGGGGTCAGCCCAGCACCCCTAACCTCACCCCACCCAGCCAGATCGACCCCAGCTCCATTGAGAGGGCCTACGCCGCCCTGGGCCTCACCTACCAGGGCAACCAGATGCCTCAGCAACCGCCGCAGTCCAACCTGCCCAACCAGCCTGGCATGCGGTCGTTAAACGCCATGG GAGGGAACCCCATggggatgaatggaggggtgggggTGCAGCCCCCCAATCAGTCCAACCTGCTACCAGACGCCATGCTTCACAACAATATGAATGTGCAAAG TTTGATGAACGACGGCAGCGGGGTGGGCAGCCTGGGCTCCATGCCCATGGCGACCCCTCCCTCAGCCGCGGGCATGAGGAAGAACTGGCACGAGGACATCACTCAGGACCTGCGCAACCACCTCGTCCACAAGCT TGTGCAGGCCATCTTCCCCACCCCGGACCCGGCTGCGCTGAAGGACCGGCGGATGGAGAACCTGGTGGCTTACGCTCGTAAAGTAGAGGGGGACATGTACGAGTCGGCCAACAGCAGG GCGGAGTACTACCACCTCCTGGCTGAGAAGATCTATAAAATCCAGAAGGAACTGGAGGAGAAGCGGCGGACGCGGTTACAGAAGCAGGGCATGATGCCCACGCAACCCGGCATGTCCCCCTCAGGCCTGCCACAGGGACCCCTTGGCATGGGCCAGTCACCTCTGGCCCCTGGACAGCCGTCCA ATGGTTCTCATGCTGACCCCTCCATGGTTCGACCCACCGGACCCAATCTGATGATGAACAGGATGCAGAACCCTGCAG GGATGAATCAGTTTGGACAAATGGGTATGCAGTCATTAGGTCAGAGGTCAACGCCTCCCCTCCCACTTGGTGGACCTCTAAATCAG ATGGGTATGGGGCCAACGCGGATGGGGCAGCCCAACGTGGCCCAGTACCTCCCTCCTGGTCAGTTTCCTGGGTCCAGTCCTGGCCTCGGGGCTGGCACAGTCGGCATGAACCATCCAGGGCCACAAGGAGGCGTGGCACAG CAGGCCCAGATGCCCACGCCGCCCTCGCTCCCGGTCAGCAGCCCTGCAGCCCAGCCAGGCTCAGTGGCAGGATCAGGGCCCTCCCAGGGCTCTATGGGGCCAGGCAGTGTAGGTGGAGGCCCTCCTTCCAACCTGCAACTGCCAAACTCCTCTCAGCTCAACTCACACCTGCACTGCCCCCCCATCCGACAGAACTCCCCCTCCCCGGCACGCAGCCTCACGCCAACCCCTCATCAGACGCCGCCTGGTCTGCCAGGCTCGCAAACCCCCCAGCCTCACACGCCCAACCCGCCCCAGGTTGCCGCTCCGCTCCCGCAGCAGCAGCTAGCGTCGTCACAGCCAATGGGGCAAGGAATGAACTCGGAGAAGCCCAGTCAGCTCCAACAGCAGACAAACGGTGGTGGAGCTTCTGGAGTCCTCAGTCTGGCTCAGTCTGTGCCTACCCAGAATGCCCATGTGCCAACCCAGCTTCCGCGAACTCCA cTGTCTCAGAAGTCTTCACTGACGGCAGACGGCCAGGCTTCCACTCCGGCCTCGGTGAGCAGCGTGGACCCTAGCTCCCAGCTGACCTCGTCTGACGCCCCTGCCCCAGCTGAGCCCAAGATGGAGGTGAAACAGCAGGACGATGAGGATGCTGAGGACCAGGGTGAGGGGAAGGCCTCTGGGAAGATGGGCAAGGGACAGGCAGACATCAAGTCAGAGGAGAAACCTGAG ATTAAGAAGGAGAAGCCTTCAGGCGACGGCTGCAAGGGCGAGCCTATGGACACATCGTCATCGGTAGCAACGCCGAagatggaggacagagacaggaagcCAGAGGTGAAGACTGAGCCCAAAGACGAAGAGGAGAGGTCGGGGGCATCGGGCACGCACAGCTCCCCCGCCAGCGCTCAAAACAAGAGGAAAA TCTTTAAGCCTGAGGAGCTGCGTCAGGCTCTGATGCCCACCCTGGAGGCCTTGTACCGCCAAgaccctgagtctctgcccttcCGCCAACCGGTGGACCCCCAGTTACTGGGAATACCCGTACGTATTCGAACTAGTAACAAAACTAACCTG GACTACTTTGACATTGTAAAGAACCCCATAGACCTGTCGACGATAAAGCGTAAGCTGGACACGGGACAGTACCAGGAGCCCTGGCAATACGTGGATGACATCTGGCTCATGTTTAACAACGCCTGGCTGTACAACCGCAAGACGTCCCGCGTCTATAAGTACTGCTCCAAGCTGGCCGAGGTGTTCGAAGCCGAAATCGACCCGGTCATGCAGGGCCTGGGCTACTGCTGCGGGAGGAAG CTTGAGTTTTCCCCTCAAACACTATGCTGCTATGGGAAACAGTTATGCACCATCCCGCGCGACGCTGCTTATTTCAGCTACCAGAACAG TTCACCACAATTTGGGCTTCTTGCTGACAGGTACCACTTCTGTGAGAAGTGTTTCAACGAAATCCAGGGCGAGTGCGTGTCCCTGGGGGATGATCCTTCTCAGCCTCAGAC GTCCATCAGCAAAGATCAGTTTCAGAGGAAGAAGAATGACACACTCGACCCAGAATG GCTTGTGGAATGTACCGACTGCGGGCGTAAAATGCACCAAATCTGTGTCCTGCATAATGACACCATATGGCCGGCAGG ctTTGTATGTGACAGCTGCCTTAAGAAGGCCAATAAGACGCGGAAAGAGAACAAATACGCAGCCAGAA GGCTACCTCAAACTAAGTTGGGCAGCTTCCTAGAGGGGCGAGTGAATGACTACCTCAGGCGGCAGAACCATCCAGAGTCTGGTGACGTCACTATCCGTGTGGTCCATGTCTCCGACAAGGTGGTGGAGGTCAAGCCAGGCATGAAGTCCAG GTTTGTGGACACCGGGGAGATGTCCGAGTCCTTTCCCTACAGGACGAAGGCGCTGTTTGCGTTCGAGGACATAGACGGGGCTGACGTCTGCTTCTTCGGCATGCATGTGCAGGAGTACGGTTCAGACAGCCCTCCGCCCAACCAGAGACGCGTGTATATCTCTTACCTGGACAGCGTGCACTTCTTCCAACCTCGACACCTCCGCACAGGCGTCTACCATGAGATACTCATAGGGTACCTGGAGTACGTCAAGAAGTTGGG GTTTACAACGGGGCACATCTGGGCTTGTCCCCCAAGTGAAGGGGACGACTACATCTTCCACTGTCATCCTGTGGACCAGAAGATCCCCAAGCCCAAGCGTCTACAGGAGTGGTACAAGAAGATGCTGGACAAGGCCGTAGTTGAGCGCATTGTGCATGACTACAAG GATGTTTTCAAGCAGGCCACAGAGGACCGTCTCACCAGCGCCAACGAACTACCATACTTTGAGGGGGACTTCTGGCCCAACGTGCTGGAGGAGAGCATCAAGGAgctggagcaggaggaggaggagaggaagagggaggagaacagCACCTCCAGCGAGAGCGTAGAT GCCCCGAAAAGTGACAGCAAGAATGCCAAAAAGAAGAACAGTAAGAAGACGAGCAAGAACAAGAACAGCAGCCTGATCCGAGCCAATAAGAAGAAACCAGGGATGCCCAATGTGTCCAATGACCTCTCCCAGAAGCTCTACGCTTGTATGGAGAAACACAAGGAG GTGTTCTTTGTGATCCGTCTCATCGCCGGCCCTACTGCCAACTCCCTGCCCCCCATCACGGACCCGGACCCCCTAATGGCCTGCGACCTGATGGATGGGCGTGACGCCTTCCTGACGCTGGCCCGGGACAAGCACCTGGAGTTCTCCTCCCTGAGGAGAGCCAAGTGGAGCTCCATGTGCATGCTGGTGGAGCTACACAATCAGAGCCAGGACCGCTTCGTCTACACCTGCAACGAGTGCAAGGCCAGCGTGGAGACACGCTTCCACTGCACCGTCTGCGAGGACTACGACCTGTGTATCACCTGCTATAACACTAAGGGCCATGAACACAAGATGGAGAAGCTGGGCCTGGGCCTGGACGACGAGAGCAACAACGCAGCGGCCGCTGCCACTCAGAGCCCCGGGGACTCCCGCCGCCTCAGCATTCAGCGCTGCATTCAGTCCCTGGTCCACGCCTGCCAATGCCGCAATGCCAACTGCTCCCTGCCGTCCTGCCAGAAGATGAAACGTGTGGTGCAGCACACCAAGGGATGCAAGCGCAAGACCAACGGTGGCTGCCCCATCTGCAAGCAACTCATtgctctgtgctgctaccatgccaAACACTGCCAGGAGAACAAGTGCCCCGTACCCTTCTGCCTCAACATCAAGCACAAGCTCCGCCAGCAGCAACTCCAGCACCGTCTCCAGCAGGCTCAGATGCTTCGGAGAAGGATGGCCAGCATGCAAAGGGTGGGCCAGCCTGCTTGCGGTGGAGGAGGACCTCCTGGGGGGCTGCCATCACCAGGTAACAATGGCACCACAGCCCCCAGTACACCCACATCAGGAGGCACCCAGCCCCCAACACCACAGACACCCACCCAGCCCAATATGCCTCCTGGGCCCCAGCCAGGGATGGGTGGTGGAGGAACTTTGCAGCAAGGTGGGATGCCTCAGCAGCACCACAAGCTTCACCACCAGTTTCAGCAGATGCCTGGAGGAGGGGGGATGATGAACTCCCCCCAGCAACAGCAGATGGTTCCTCAGGTCCAGCAGCAGTCCCAAGCCTCAAACCCTCAACAGCTCCAGCAACACCCCAACAGCCTGTCCCCTTACACCAACAGGCCTCCAGGCTCCTCACCGCACCCTCAGTCCCAAGGCAAACCGGGCCTGGGACCAGCCACACCACCTCAGCAGCAACCACCACAACAGCAGCCCAACCCTGGCCAGCCTTCTAtgccccagcagcagcagcaacctcCTTCAGGGCCTCCTCCAGCGGCTGTGGAGATCGCCATGAAGATTCAACAAGTGGCAGACGCCCAAAGGAAGATGTCCCTACAGAGGCAGGCGGCGCAGGCAGCTGGCATGATGCCTCTGCACCCTCACCACCAACAGCCCCAGGGCCAGATGGGCATGGCCCACCCTGGGGTGGGCATGGTGGGGGCCCAGGGGCTGCCTCCCCAGGCTCAGGCTGCTGCCAGGGCTCAcatggagcagcagcagcagcagggtcCTCCAGGTATGATGGTGGGCCCTGGCCCCATGCAGCAGCAGCCCCAGCAGCCTAACCCCCAGGGCCAGCTGCCTCCACAGGTGCAGCAGCAGAGGGTTGGTCCCCCGCTTCAGAACCCCCAGCAACAGTGGGCCGGCCAGGGAATGCCACCCCAACAGAGGCAAGCCATGATGGGACATCCAGGCATGGTGGCGCCTCAGCAGCAACAGCGGCAGCAGGCTCAGGGACCTGGTGGGTTGATTGGTATGGTGCAGCAAGGTGGTGCGGCTGGGGGTGGGAACCTCCCGCAGGCTGCCCTTCAGGAACTGCTGCGTACCCTTCGCTCCCCCAGCTCACCCGAGCAGCAACAGCAGGTGCTCAACATCCTCCGCTCAAACCCTCAGCTAATGGCTGCCTTTATCAAGCAGAGAGCCTCCAAGTATAAGGGGGGCCCAGGACCCCCAGGAGCCCCTGGCGGGCCAGGTCCAGGCAGAGTTCCAGGAGGTATGGGTGGCCAACAGGTCAATGTGAATGCTGTGGCTGGTCAGCCAGGTATGCACATGGGTCAGGGAGTCAACATGCCCACCATGACCCAGCTACAGCAGctacaacagcagcagcaacaacaacaacaacaacaacaacaacaacaacagcaaccgcAGCAGCAGCGTCCTATGCTTAGTTTGCAGCAGCAACAGGTGGCAGCACTTCAGCAGCATCAACAGCATCAGCAAGGAGGGATGCCAGGCCAGCAGGCACCTAACATGGCCAACATAAATCCCCAGTTCAGAGAGCTCCTTATGAGGAGGCATCTCCAActacaacagcaacagcagcagcaacagattGGGAACCATGCCCAGTTCCAGCAGCAGGGCTACATGGGCCAGCCGGGCATGGCCCCCCAGCAGCCTGGTCAGGGCCAGTCTGGACTGCAGCAGCAGCCTGGAGCCCAGccagggcagcagcagcagggttACCCCAGCACGGTGGCCCAGCAGCAGGCTGCTGCAGTGCTCCAGCAGAGGCTCCAGCATCAGCACCAACTTCagatgcagcagcagcagcagcaacaacaccaGAATGCCATGGTGGGCCAccagggggctgaggggggtccgGGTACTGGAGTAGGCGGCCCCCCTCAGCAGCCCCAGCCCCCGCAGGGCGCCCCCCAGCCGCAGTCCTCCCAGGCTCTGCTCCAGCAGGCACTGCACCAGAGGCTGCTTCAACAGCAGCAGCACCTGGGTGGGGGCTCTCCGGCCCAGCACAGCAGCCCCATGAGCCCCCAGCAGCAGATGGCCCAGTCCCCTCACCTGCAGGGCCAGACGCTGTCTACGTCCCTCAGCAACCAAGTGCGCTCGCCACAGCCCTCCCCGCGACCCCAGTCCCAGCCACCACACTCTAGCCCCTCCCCGCGCATGCAGCCCCAGCCTTCCCCTCACCATATCTCCCCACAGACCCAGACAGGCTCCCCGCACCCGAGCCAGCTACCCCAGCACCACCCTGGTATGGTGGTCCCCTCTCAACAGCCGCCTCAGCAGCAGAACTCAATGGACCAGTTTGGGTCAGACCAGAATGCCATGCTGTCTCAACTCAGTGGGATGGGTGGTCTCCATGGGCCTGGAGGACCTGACATGCTGTCTGGGAACAGCCAGGACCTTGGGCAGAACATTAATCATAACACTTTAGACATGTAG